CGTGCTCCGGTTCTGACTGGATTCCGCTCGACGCCGCCTCTCCTGTCGACCACGGCCGAGGCGACGGGCTGCGCCGCTGTCGGCGGTCGCTGTTTCCCGGGGTGACTCGTCATCCCTCTGCCTCGATACTATGCGACGCGCTCGATCGTGATCCGGATCTTCGAGTTTCGGGACATCTTTCCGCTTCCGTAGATCACGTCAAAATGTTCTCTCGGGATGTAGACAATCGGAACGGCCTTGTTGTTGCCGGGATCTTTGAACACATAGTAGTTGCCGCTGCCGCGCTCACTGATCGTGTCATAAGGCACACCGTCGTAAGTCAAATCGTCCATACCCCGCCTCATTTTCACCAGGATGGTAGCACTTGACCCTAGCACGCCGCTAGTGGGCGGTCAAGTCCCCTTTGAGAACCAAAACGGTCCTGGATGCACTGTGTTAAGGCGAGAAACGAGTGCGGTCGCGACCGCTCGCGGCGCCGCGCCCACTCGCGGTCATGTGGTAGAACGCGGCTGCGGCGCTTACGTGCCACGCCGGCAGCAGACCAAACAGCAGGCCGGCCAGGAGCTACGCGGCCAAGTTGAACAGCAGGGTCGTGGAGCCAAATCGAGTTCTCCTCCAGCCGCGGCAACATCGGCAGACCGAAGCGGACCAGCAGCCGCACAGGCAGCGCCAGGAGCAGCGTCGCGACGGCCGCCCGCCACGCCGAACGCCCGGCGCCACGAGAAGGACCGATCCGGCCAGCCGCGCGGGTCTCGGGGAGGGGGCGCGAAATCGCCACCTCGCCGTGACGCGTTTTGGCGCGGACCAAAAACAGGTTGGAGACGTTGGCGCAGTCGGTGCGCAGCAGTAACCCGGCCGCGCTCAGCGGGATCCACAACGTCGTCTGGATGTCGCCGACCACTCGCGGCTAGAGCGGCACGATCAGCGGCTGGTACTCCCTCGCCATGACCGGGGCAGCAGACCGGTCGGGAAGGCAACTCCTTCAGATCGGTCACACCGGGCGCTAATCGTGCGGCGCAGTTCGACAGCATGGCGCCTCGGTCTCGGCCCGGAACCTGCTCCAGCGACGCCCCGTCCGCCATGCGCACCACGCCGTTCAGCCCGAAGAAGTCCAGCCGTACGTTCTCCGGGTCGAGGCGCATCGGCCGCGACAGGGCGGTCTCCGGCCGCGGAAACGCGAAACCCGGGGGCATAGTAACCCCCACAATCGCGACGCTCTCGCGATCGGTCTTTACGACCCGCCCCACGACGCCGGGATCCGTGCCGAATCGGCTCCTCCACAACCCGTCGCCGAGCACGACCACCGGGGCGGCGCCCGGCCGGTCCTCCTCGGCTGTGAACGGGCGACCGAGGCGCGGCGGCGTCCGCAGCACGTCGAAGAGCGACGCGGTGACGCTGGCCGCCGGCACGCGCTGCGCGTTGTCCGGATCGGTGAAGCCGACCGCCACGTCGCTGAATCCCGCCACGCCGGCGAGGGTGCGGCTGTGCTCCTGGTAGAGGAAATGGAGCACATCCGACATCGGAAGGTCGTCGAGCGGTCCGAGTTGCCGGGCCGCGTTCCAGAGCAGGACAAGCCGCTCGGATTCCGGGAACGGCAGCGGCCGCAGCAGCACCGCGTTGACGACGGTGAAGATCGCGACGGTCGCGCCGACGGCGACCGTCAGCGTCAGCAGGGAGAGGAGAGTGCGGCCCGGGTTGCCCGCGGCGCGGCGCCACAGGAGCCGGAGCTGCGAAGAGAGCGACATGCTCTCCTACTGTAGGGACCCCGGCGGCCCGAGCACATGCCGACCACGCGGTCAGGATTGAGACCGTGGAAGATGTCGGCGATCGACGCGCCGCGAGTCGCTGGCTGCCACCTAACAGCAGTCCGAGAATCCGCCCTGATGGCGTTGATTACTATGAGCCCGGCGCGACATCACCCGACGTCAGCGTGTACCAGATCGTCCAGATGAGCCCCATCGCGGCAAGGAGACTGCCTGCTACTCTGACCACGAACTGAAGAAGAAACCGGCGGCTTTCGCTCTGTTCCTTCGCGCGGTCTTCATCGATCATCGCGTTGAGGTCATCGCGACTGCCGTCGAGCACGCGGACCGCATCGCGCAACTGCCGGAACAACTCCATGTACTCCGTGGTCTGCTGTTGTACCGACGCGCGGCTGCCCCGGCCCTGAGCCAGCGTAGCCTGCGCTCCGATCGCGAGCGCACGGATGTTGGGATAGTCCCTGACGACGCGGCTGACAACGACGTCGTTGTAGTCATCCTGAAAGCGCCCAATCTCGTCGATCGCGTACAGGATCCCCGCCTCGGCGGCGTCGTACATCGCGCGCTCACAGTGGTTCTTGGCTTTTCTGAGTTCGTCAGGCTTGGAGATCTGCTTCTGGCCGTCGAGCGCTTGGAGCAAGTGGTGCCCAGCGTATCTGAGTTCGTTGTTGGCAGGAACGGCGACCGCGGACCGAAACTGTGCGACTTCGCGCGTGAATCGATCGGCGGTCTCGTAGCTCTCGGTGAGTTCGGAGACAGACGGGAATTCGGGCGGCATCGGTCAGAGCTTGCGCGCCAGCACTCGCTCACGCTCGCGATCGATGTCTTCGCGAGTTGTGAATTGACCCTGCTGCAGTCGAACGTTTCCGCTGCTCAGGTTGGACACGATCCGCCTGTCCGTCTCACGTCGCTTGGACTCGTCGGAAGCTGGCGGCGCAGGACGGGTTCGGACGCCGAACGCCGAGCGTGCTGCCTGAATCAGCTTCTTCATCAGGGACTCTCCCTCCCTGCCCTGCCTTCGGGCGTGTCCCGTACGCGCAAAACCCACCGCTCAGCGAGAATCCGCTGAACTTTGGCCCAACCCATGGTGAATTCTGTGGAAAACCGGATCCCGCGTCAACGGATATGGCCGCGACTCGCCCCGACCCGGCTGGAGCGTCCTGATCCCGTTGGGCGCGCACCGCTCGATGGGCACGCCACGAAATTGTGACTGAGATTCCGGCAACAGCATGCCCACGCACTCCACTAAACTTCCACTCTGCAATAGCTTACAGCAAAGCGAAAAGCGATCCGGCTGTGGGAAGTAACTCTTGCGCAACGCTCACAATTCGCCCGGGTCTCCGGTCACCCGTGGCGACAGATCCACCGCCCAGTCTCTGAGCCTCGCGACATCGACGCCTGCGCGATCCAGCAGCGTGACCAGCTCCTCCTGCCGCGGCTGCCCGAAGACCACCCGGTAGGCGGCAAGCTGCCGCTTCAACCGGTCGAACGCCTCGACCTCCGCCGTGTACGGCAGTTGCGGCACATGGCGCTCCACCCGGTGTTCGCCCGGAGCCATCCAGTGCGGAACCAGGTCGCTCTCCTCGGCATCCCGCGCGCACTGATTCGCCAGCTCGAACATCAACTTCCAGATGTCGTCGCCCGCGCTCCACGCCGCGAAGGCATCCTCAGCGTGGGAGGCAGCGACGTTCCGGCGGACGGCATGCCCCTTGTACCGGTGAATCCGCCCTTCACGCTGCTCCAGGTCCACCGGATTGCCCGGCAGGTTCCAGTGGACCAGGCGGTGGCACCAGGGATGGAAATCGAGCCCCTCCTGCCCTATCGACGTGCTGGTGAGCACGAAAGGCCGGAACGGGCTGTTGAACGCGGCGCGGACGGCGTCCTGGGTGATCTGCTCGCCGTCGTCCGTGCGGCCGTGGCCGAAGCGTAGTGCGAACACGGTGCGGACGCGGATCGCGTCGCGTTCGACGATGGCGCCGGATGCTCCTGGCTCGGCCCGGAAGAACTCGGCGTGGACACGGGCGCGCGCCGGGTGCACCACCGGGACGAGCTTTCGCGCGCACTTGGCGGCGGTCTCGTCCGGGCTGGCGTCCTCGGACCACGAGTCCTGCTCCCAGAGGAGATGCCACTGCTCGTCGAGCACCGCCTGCAGATTGCCCTGCCGGCAGTAGTGCAGCACGAGCCGCCAGTAGGCCGACTCGTCGCCGACGGCCGCGGTCCCGGCGGCGAGCTGTCGCAGCAGCGAGACCACGGCCGGCCGGTTGAAGAGGCGCCAGAACGCGTCGGCGATCAGCGCCGCGAGCCGGCGGCGCGTGGCGTCACGAACCTCGCTCCCGCCGCTCAGACTGCGGGCCGCGAGAATCGCCGGCGAGCCGAGGGCGAGGTCCGTGAGCAGCTCGGCGAGGTCAGGAGGCCGCCGGCCGAGCGATTGCGGGTCGACCGCGAGCAGATCGTCGACGTACGCGCCGAAGACGTCCGGATTCGGCTGCGGGAGCTGCTCGTTGTCCGACGCCCCGGAAAGCTCGCCGTCACGCCACGTCCGCAGGAAGGCCGGCAGTTCCGGATCCAGCAGGAGCGGCGCGGCCCATTCCCACCGATCGTCGACGGTCCCCGCCTGCGGGTTCGGCAGCCGCGGGTCCGAGAGCAAGTCGTCGACCTGGGCGCGCACCCACGCCCGGCGATCCTGCCCGGGCGGCGCGGCGAGCGGATGCGCCCGATCCGCCAGCGGCAGGCACGGCAGCAGCAACAGGAGGAGTCGGTGACGGGATCGGACGCCGGCCGCTGTCTGCGTCAGCCGCAGCAGCGGCCGCTGCTGCGCGTCGGGGTTGTCGTAGGAATCGAGCCGGCCGCCCATCATCAGCCGTTCCGCTTCGTAGCTGAGGACGGCGCTGACGACGTCCGGCACCAGGTTCCAGGCCGAGAACAACAGCCGCTTCGTCGCGTGTTCCTTGCCCTCGAACGGTCCCTCCAGCGGCCAGTACGGCAGCGTGGGCGGCATCCACAGCAGGCGCCACAGTCCTTCGTCGATCAACTCCCCGACCAGCTCCCGCAACTTGGCGTTCCCCGGGTCGATGCTGCCCCACGACCGCAACGTCGCCGCCTTCAGAAAGGCCGCATCGTGGCGCTGGAGCGCATCGACGATCTTGTCCGGGGGACGGGACGCGCCGAGCGCCTCGACGAGGAGCTCGTGGAACTTGTAGCCGTGCATGAAGTGCGCGAGATACGGCGCCGACTTCCAGAACGGCATCGGATCCTGGTTGCCGACGGCGCGGAACAGCGCGTCGGCGGCGAGGTACTGCCGCACGTCGCTCGCGGTGACGGGGGTGGTGCGCCGGTCCTCGGCCACCATCGCGTCCCGGTCCTCGCTGGCCGCGACCCGCTCGGTGCGCGCCATCACGTCCCGCAGCGAGTCTTCGACCGCGCGCTTCGCCCGCTCGACGCGTTCCACCTGGTCCGGCTCCCCGCCGGCCGCGCGTCGCAGCGCCGCCCCGAAGCGCGACAACTGCTGCTTGAGCTCCTCTACGAGGGCGTCGTCGTCGCCGAGCAGGAACCGCGTGGTGGCCAGGAAATCCTCGTAGTGATCCTCGTGCTCGATTTCCGCGTCGGCGGTGTAGAGCTTGTACGGCGTCGCGGAGAGCAGGAGCGTGCGCACTCGTTTCCTGTCATGCGCCTCGGCCTGGAACAGCTCCTGCGCCAGTTCCGCCGCGGCGTCGCGCTCGGTCCCCTGCGTACCTAACAGATTCTTGAAGCGCTGGAACTCGTCCAGGATGAGCAGATCGGGCTCGAGCGCCTTGACGCACGCGCCGGCCAGCACGCGGCGCAAGTCGGAGATGACCCGGTCGCGCTGGTACCGGGCTTCGGCCGGCCAGCGGTGATAGCGGCGGAACGTGGTGTCGAGAAGACCTCGCAGCCTCTCGTCCAATTTCGGCTGCTCGCGGAACGCCGCCTCGAAGCGCCGGCGTATCGTGGCGTCGATGGGCCGGGGGTTGTTCTTCAGCCGCCAGCGCCACTCGTCCGTCCTGGTGATCCCTCCCTGCAGGAGATTCATCAGCGCCGTATGCTGGTCCATCAACGGCTGGAGCAGTTGAAACAGCACTTCCCGCTCCTCGCCCCGGCCGGTCGAGTGTCCCAGGTCCAACGAGGTGCCGGGGGTGAAGCTGACGAAGTTCAGCTTGCTGTCGGCGAGTCCGGACTCGCCCTCCCGACGCGCCAGCTCCGTGGCCAGCATCGTCAGGCGAGTCGCCAACGCGAACGACCCTTCTTCCGCCGCGCCCACCTGCAGCTTCGGGAGATTGGCGCGCGCGATGCTGCCGTTGCTGCAGATGTAGACGATGTCGATCCGGTCGACGTCGTTCCAGAGGTGATCGATGGCGCGGGCGATGATGCCGCGGGCGACCAGCGTCTTGCCGAGGCCCACCTCGTCGGCCACCAGGAAGCGCCCGGTGCCGTTCTCCGCCTGGAACAGGCGGTGGAAGGCGTGCTGCACCGTGCGGCGCTGAAACGGCTTGAGGGGCTTGAGACTCGCCTCGACGGATGGTCGCTTCATGAACGCGGCTCCCCGGCGACCGCCGCCTCGACGGCCGTCCAGACGGCGAGCAGATCGTCCGGCACGATGCGCCGCCCTTCCTCCGTCTTCCGCAGGTCGTCGATCAGCCGGCGGACCGGCTTCAGGCGATCAGGGTCTCGGGACGCGGTGCGGACGAGGTCGTCGAGCAGCGTCTCGCCGCCGAGGCCGACTCCCCAGGACGCGGCGCCGTCTCCTTGCCCTTCGTCCGTCAGCGCCGCGGGCAACTGCTCGATCCCGCCCAGCAGCGCCCGCAGGAAGCGGAGGAACTTCTCCGGGCTGTCCAGCAGGCCCCGGAGCACGTGGCGCATCCGGTCGGCGGGCATTCCCTCGGCGGGAAGCCGCAGGGTCATGCGAATGTCGTCCACGCCCGGCATCGAGACGCGCAATCGAAAGGCGATGAACGCCGTCAGGCGTGCGACCGGCAGCCTCCAGCGCAACGGCTCGTCCAGCCGCAGGGCCTGATCCTCGGCAACGGAGACAGGCCAGGCCGCGACCTCGACATCGTCGGCGGGCGGAGCGACGCCACCGTCGATCGTCAACGTCCAGAGATCGTCCCCGGGCACGCAGACAACGCGAAGATCGGCGTCCACGAGGGCGTCCCGGGCCGCTTCGAGGCGTTCCCGCGCAGTGGTCACGCGCTGGTCCTCCGGCTCCGGCTCCACCCTCTGATACGGCACGCACAACTTCAGGAACCCGCCGTGGAGGAAGCGATCGATGCCGCAACCGCTGGCGCCCTCCTCGCGTCCCTTCTTGCCCGTGACCGACGCCATCACCTCGACGTTGCCGCCGCCGAACGCGGCCGAGGTCAGGTTCGCGGAGCCCACGTACCAGGTCGCGTCCCAGCCGTGCTCCACCGCGATCATCTTGGCGTGCAGCCCCGAGGGGCGAGCATCCGTGCCGGCCGCTGACGTGTCGCCGTCCTGGCGAGCATCTACGCCGGTCCCCGGGTCGCCCCCGTTCGCGCCAGCCTGGTCGGCCTCACCATCCTCGTCCGCGTCGGCCGGAACATCCTCGGCTTCTCCCTGGGCGGTATCCGAGAGGACGAATATCTCCTTCCAGGCGGCGAGCGCGTGCTCGGACAGCTTGTCGAGCTCCTCTTGCCGGCTCACCAGTATCCGGTCGTTTCCGCTCAGTCCGTCGACCGCGGCGAGCCCCGTCTGGTTGACGAACGGCGCCAGGGCGAGCGTGCGATAGCCGCTCGACGGCGGGCTCCACGATCGACGGCGCCTCGACAGGCCGAGCGCATGGAACTCGATCGGCGAGTCGAAGCCTTCAGGGGCCGGGAACGCGGTGCGCGCAACCTGATCGGCAAGCTCCTCGACGCGGTCCGCGACGTCTTGTGGAACGCGGTTCGCGCTCGTGGCCAGTTGCGGCAGCTCCCGGAGGAAGTCACCCAGCGGACGGCTCGCGGACACGCGGCGCCCGCTCCCCGGCGGGGCCGCGCTCGCCAGGGCGACGTCCCAGGAGCGGTCGAAGGTCAGGTTCCGCGACAGGATCGCCACCCGCAGCACGTCCTCCGCCGTCTCGTCCTTCGCCGTGAACCGCGCCACCCACACCTTGGGATGGAAGGCGCCGCGGCCCGGTGCGCGCACGGGATGCACGCTCGACTCGAGCATGGAGTAGAGCGGTCGCGCGCTGCGCGGAATCCCGATGCCCGTTTCGTCGACGAAGGCATGCACGCGGTCGCCGGCGTCCCGGATCGCCTGGTGCAGCCGCAGCGGATCGGCCAGCAGCTCGTCCAGGCCGCCGTCGGGATGCGCCAGCACCGACAGCGGCAGCACGAGCAGCGCTTCCAGATCGAGGGTGTAGGTGGTCAGCACGGCGAAGTCGAGCCGGTACCTGCTGGGCGGCCGGATCAACTCGAAGGCGGTGGTGCGCGAGTCCGGCAGGAGCATCAGGCGGCAAAACCTCCATGCAGGTCGATCAGGAATTGCCGGACCCGAACCCAGCGGAAGTCCATGCGGAAGTCCATCGGACGGATGTTGCTCCACGGACTCCAGTCGACCAGGCGATTCCGGTTGGCCAATCGCGCCCGGCCGCCCTTCAGGCGCAGCTCGCGTTCGGCAACCAGCGCCCGCAACCGAGGGTCGTCGGCCATGCTGTCGGGATCCAGCTCGGCAATCCGCCGCGACCAGCTCTCGATGAAGACGCGCTGGTGGTGCGGCAGGCGCCCGCCGCGGCGCACGACCAGGTCCCAGAGCACGTCAGGCTCGTACGGGCTGTCGTCGGCCTCCGCCTTCGCCCAGTCGGCGAGAGCCCGGCGGAGTGCCTCGATCGCCTGGCCGTCGTCCTGGTCCAGGACCTCGCGCCGCCGTTCCGCCACGAGCAGGTTGTAGAGCAGCGGAATGCCCGCGACATGGAGCGAGAACCGCCGCGCCAGCTCCAGCGTGTCGCCAATGCTGCCCGGCGCGCGCAGGGCGTCCGGATCGTCCCAGACGTTCTCGGCCGGCGAATCGGAGCCGTTGCGGACCAGCCACGCCAGCAACGTGCCGGCGCAGCTCTCCTCGATGCGGCCGCGCAGGAAGTCGGCCTCGTCATGGGTGAACGCGAACGACGCCTCCCCGGGAAATCCCTTCGGCGCCTCCGGCATCCGGGGGTGCCAGTGCGCGTCCCGGCTCCAGATCACGCCCGGATCGTCCGCCCGACCCACGACGCCGCGGCCATCGACGAGCGCGTCGAAGTGCGAGTGGTACCACCCCTGACTCTGCTGGGGCCGGAAAATGCCCCACCGCGTGAGCGGGCCCCAGTAGAGGGAGCTCGGCAGCCGAACGAGCGCCGCGCGAGCGACCACGCCGATGATGCCCCTGGCGTCCTCGTTCTGCTCGAGTCGCCCGATCAGGTCCACTTCCACGGCGCGTGCGGCTCGCTCCACGTCGCCGCTCCGGACCCGCCGAGCCTCCAGCCGCTGGTAGATCCAGGGCACGAAGAGGACGTACCGCAGCCGGGTCTGGATGTAGGAGGTGCCGGGGAACAACGCGTCCGACAGCACGTCCCGCAGGCTCCCCAGCCCCATCTCGTCGAGCGTGCCCTGCTCCTTGAACAGATCCAGGACGCGCCGCATCTTGTCGCGGTCGCTCGCCGTCAGGTCGAGCCAGGTCAACGTCGCCTGCATGCCTCTTCGCAGCCCTCGGCGGCACGCTCGTAACGCAGCCGCACTTCGCCTCGGTTCTGTAACGTCCGGAAGAGGCCAGCCGTACACGCGAATCGCAAGAAGATTGCGGCGGGGAACTCATCGCCGAACCGGAATCGAGGGGCGACACGGAAGCCACGGTCACCGTGTGCGGGAGCGGAATCAGAGACGAACCAACCACATGGTCTTGGTGGCAGAGCCACCTCGTCGATCGGAGAAAGCGTCCGCGAGCGCGGTCCTGCCCTCGAGAACATCCGGCTGTCGCCTCTCCATGGGCTTGCACACAACCAGGCGCGCGACCGGTGCGCCCCGGCGCCGTCGTTCCCTCCGTGCTCTCGTACCCTAGAATGCAGAGAAGCCAAGGCCGTCGACGCCTGACGTGCAACGTGTCGCAGGAAGCAGGCATCACGGCCCCAGGGGAGCTGAGATGAAGACGGATACAGGCGAAGCCGATGGGACGATGACCATGCTGGCCACCGAGGACGCACGGGAAATGTGCTTCGCCCAGGGAAAGTCGTGCGTGTACGCCAGCGACGACGACAGGTTCATCATCTCGGAGACGCCGGCCGGCGTGATCGACCGCCACGAGCTCGCGACCGGACAGGTCACCCGCATCTGGCCGGACGGCGCCGAGGAGGTGTTCCCCGCCGACAGTCCGAAATACCGCGAGTACCCAGCATGGCCGAGACCGACAGCCGCACGAAGGGCCAAGGACCTCGACGTATCCACCGCCCGCGACTGACGATTGTCATCGGGACGAACGGAGCCGGAAAGTCGACTTGGTGCAGCAAGCACGAAAACGAACTCCCGACAGCCTTCTATGACGCCGACTCGATCGCCAACAGCCTGGGCGACTGGAACGATCGCCACAACCAGATCCAGGCGGCACGGCGCGTCAACCGGGCTCTCCGTGGTCACCTCGCCACGAGGGAGAGCTTTGGATTCGAAAGCACCTACTCGGGACGTTCACGACCAAGAATGGTCGAAAGCGCCGCACGGGCGGGATACGACGTGCACGCCGTGTTCATCGGAACGAGAGATGCCGAGATCAACGTCATCCGGGTACAGAAGCGGGTAGCGGAGAACACCGGCCATGCCGTCGACGGGGACGATATCCGACGACGGTGGCACAACGCCCAGGACAATCTGGCGCGAACAGCTCACGCCTTTACGCGAATCGACCTGTACGACAACAGCGGAACGACATACCGGCAGATCGCCGTCCTGAGACGGCACGGAATCGAACACGTGAGCCCGGAACCGCCCGAGTGGGCCCACTCGCTGCTCGAGCGAATCGGCAGCATGCCCCGGGCGGCCACCAGGCGTGCACGAGATGACCACGAACAAGGCGTCGTCGAACCC
The DNA window shown above is from Acidobacteriota bacterium and carries:
- a CDS encoding AAA family ATPase, which translates into the protein MAETDSRTKGQGPRRIHRPRLTIVIGTNGAGKSTWCSKHENELPTAFYDADSIANSLGDWNDRHNQIQAARRVNRALRGHLATRESFGFESTYSGRSRPRMVESAARAGYDVHAVFIGTRDAEINVIRVQKRVAENTGHAVDGDDIRRRWHNAQDNLARTAHAFTRIDLYDNSGTTYRQIAVLRRHGIEHVSPEPPEWAHSLLERIGSMPRAATRRARDDHEQGVVEP
- a CDS encoding DEAD/DEAH box helicase, translating into MKRPSVEASLKPLKPFQRRTVQHAFHRLFQAENGTGRFLVADEVGLGKTLVARGIIARAIDHLWNDVDRIDIVYICSNGSIARANLPKLQVGAAEEGSFALATRLTMLATELARREGESGLADSKLNFVSFTPGTSLDLGHSTGRGEEREVLFQLLQPLMDQHTALMNLLQGGITRTDEWRWRLKNNPRPIDATIRRRFEAAFREQPKLDERLRGLLDTTFRRYHRWPAEARYQRDRVISDLRRVLAGACVKALEPDLLILDEFQRFKNLLGTQGTERDAAAELAQELFQAEAHDRKRVRTLLLSATPYKLYTADAEIEHEDHYEDFLATTRFLLGDDDALVEELKQQLSRFGAALRRAAGGEPDQVERVERAKRAVEDSLRDVMARTERVAASEDRDAMVAEDRRTTPVTASDVRQYLAADALFRAVGNQDPMPFWKSAPYLAHFMHGYKFHELLVEALGASRPPDKIVDALQRHDAAFLKAATLRSWGSIDPGNAKLRELVGELIDEGLWRLLWMPPTLPYWPLEGPFEGKEHATKRLLFSAWNLVPDVVSAVLSYEAERLMMGGRLDSYDNPDAQQRPLLRLTQTAAGVRSRHRLLLLLLPCLPLADRAHPLAAPPGQDRRAWVRAQVDDLLSDPRLPNPQAGTVDDRWEWAAPLLLDPELPAFLRTWRDGELSGASDNEQLPQPNPDVFGAYVDDLLAVDPQSLGRRPPDLAELLTDLALGSPAILAARSLSGGSEVRDATRRRLAALIADAFWRLFNRPAVVSLLRQLAAGTAAVGDESAYWRLVLHYCRQGNLQAVLDEQWHLLWEQDSWSEDASPDETAAKCARKLVPVVHPARARVHAEFFRAEPGASGAIVERDAIRVRTVFALRFGHGRTDDGEQITQDAVRAAFNSPFRPFVLTSTSIGQEGLDFHPWCHRLVHWNLPGNPVDLEQREGRIHRYKGHAVRRNVAASHAEDAFAAWSAGDDIWKLMFELANQCARDAEESDLVPHWMAPGEHRVERHVPQLPYTAEVEAFDRLKRQLAAYRVVFGQPRQEELVTLLDRAGVDVARLRDWAVDLSPRVTGDPGEL